AAGGGAAGCCCGGCTGGCCGGCGTCGATTTATCGACATGGAGTTTGGCCAGATGAGCTCGAAATATCTCTATAACCTGAGCCAATACAAAACGTTCCTCAAGCAGCGCAACGCCTACTTAAAGCAGCTAAAGTACCATCAGGCCAAAAATCTTGTGTATTTGGATGTTTTGACGGATTCGTTAGCTGCCTTTGGGGCCGAGTTGATTACCGCGCGTGCCGAGTTATTGCAAACCATGTCGGGCTATGCTGCGGCGGTTCAGCAGGATATTACCAAAGGACGCGAAATGTTGCGCTTTTCGTACCAGACCCAGGTTGATGCGGAGGCGCAACAAAATAGTGAGGCGGCATATGCGGCGTTGGGTGCGTTGTTTGCGAAGCAGCAAGCACGCGAAATCGAACAGGGAACCAGCCTAGTCGGGCCGCACCGCGATGATGTTGCCTTCATTGTGAATGACAAGAATGTTGCCGATTTTGGTAGTCAGGGACAGCAGCGTACCACGGCTTTGGCGGTCAAGTTGGCAGAAATCGATTTAATGAAAGATCAGACTGGCGAGTATCCGGTTTTGTTGCTGGACGACGTTTTGTCTGAACTTGATGCGATGCGCCAGACGCACTTGCTTAAAGCCATCCAGAGCAAAGTCCAGACGTTTCTGACGACTACCAGTCTGGATGGCATTCAAAAAGAAATCATCACGGCACCAGCTATTTTCCGGGCGCAGGATGGGGTTTTGTCTAAACAAGCGTAGGTTTGCTGTGTCGGGAAACGTGTTTTTAAGGAGGATAACCAGTGAGGGACAAGAAAGAATCGGCCGAAGAGAAGAAAGAAGAGCTGGCAGCAGAATATGATGCCAGTCAAATTCAAGTGCTTTCAGGTCTGGAAGCGGTTCGGAAGCGGCCAGGGATGTATATTGGCTCCACAAGCAGCCAAGGCCTGCATCATTTGGTTTGGGAAATTATCGATAACGGGATTGATGAAACGTTGGCCGGGTTTGCGACTCAAATCGAAGTCGAAGTCAATCCGGACAATAGTGTCACCGTGACAGATAATGGTCGCGGGATTCCGGTCGATATTCAGGCGAAAACCGGTCGGCCGGCACTGGAGACCGTTTATACGGTTTTGCATGCCGGCGGTAAATTCGGCGGTGGCGGGTATAAGGTGTCCGGCGGGTTGCACGGTGTCGGCGCTTCTGTTGTCAACGCCTTGTCGACGAATCTGGACGTGACGGTTAGTCGCGGCGGCAAGCGGTATTACATTGATTTTGTTCGCGGTAAGGTTAATACCCCAATGAAGGTGATCGGCACTGCGCCGGAACATGAACACGGGACCAAAGTTCATTTCCTGCCAGATCCGGATATTTTCACCGAAACAACGACGTTTGATGATAAAGTGCTGACCACCCGGATTCGCGAGTTAGCGTTCCTGAATAAGGGCCTTAAGCTGACGTTTACCGATAAACGCGCAGCAACTCACGAGAAGCTGGTCTTTCACTATGAAGGCGGGCTGAAATCCTACGTCGACTTTTTGACGGAGAAAAAGGAAAACCTGCTGCAAGAGCCGATTTATGTGGAAGGTCAGGATAAGGGCATCACGGTAGAAGTGGCGTTGCAATACACCAACGACTATCACAGCACCTTGCTGACATTCGCCAATAATATCCACACCTATGAAGGCGGGACGCATGAAACCGGGTTTAAAACGGCGCTGACCCGCGTCATCAACGATTATGCCCGGCGTTCCGGAGCATTGAAGGACAGCGATGATCCACTTAGCGGTGACGATGTTCGCGAAGGATTAACGGCAGTTGTCTCAGTCAAGCACCCTGATCCGCAGTTTGAAGGCCAGACCAAGACCAAGCTGGGCAACTCGGATGCGCGGACGGTGGTGGACCGGACATTTTCCGATCATTTTAACAAGTTTCTGATGGAACACCCGGCTGATGGCAAGTTGATCATTGATAAAGCCATGCTTGCCAGCAAAGCCCGTCTCGCTGCCAAACGCGCCCGTGAAGTCACCCGCAAGAAGAGTGGCTTGGAAATCTCTAACTTGCCCGGCAAACTGGCGGACAATACCAGTAAGGATCCGGAAATCTCGGAATTGTTCATTGTCGAAGGGGATTCCGCCGGTGGCTCGGCTAAATCCGGCCGTAGCCGCTTGACACAGGCGATCTTACCGATTCGCGGGAAGATCCTGAATGTTGAAAAGGCGTCGATGGAACGGATTTTGGCCAATGAAGAAATCCGCACGCTGTTTACTGCGATGGGCACCGGATTCGGTCAGGATTTTGACATCAGCAAAGCGCGGTATCACAAGCTGATTATCATGACCGATGCCGATGTCGATGGGGCGCATATCCGCACCTTGTTGCTGACGTTGATTTATCGCTACATGCGGCCAGTGCTTGATGCCGGCTACGTTTATATCGCGCAGCCGCCGTTGTATCGCTTGCGGCAGGGTAAGATGATGCGTTACATCGATTCCGATGAAGAGTTGCAGGATATTCTCGGGCAACTGCCGCCAAGTCCGAAGCCGGATATTCAACGGTACAAAGGGCTGGGTGAAATGGATGCCAGTCAGCTCTGGGAGACAACCATGGATCCGGATACGCGGCGCCTGTTACGGGTATCGCCAAAAGACGCGGAAGAAGCCGATGGCATTTTTGAAATGCTGATGGGCGACCATGTTGAACCGCGGCGGAAATTCATTGAAGAAAACGCGGTCTTCGTTGACCCGAATAATATTGATGTGTAATTGACCGATTGACGGATAGCAAACCGGTCGGATATGAGAACTTTTGAGAGGAGACTTTTCGCTTAATGGATGATCGCCAAGAAAGCCGGATTACGAATGTGAATCTCGGCGAAACAATGCGTAAATCATTCCTTGAATACGCGATGAGTGTCATTGTGGCGCGGGCCTTGCCTGACGTCCGCGATGGCCTCAAGCCGGTTCAACGCCGGATTCTGTATGGCATGAATGAACTCGGAGTGACGCCGGATAAACCGTATAAGAAGAGTGCGCGGATTGTCGGGGATGTCATGGGGAAATACCATCCGCATGGTGACAGCTCGATTTATGAAGGACTCGTGCGGATGGCGCAGGATTTCAGCTACCGATATATGCTGGTTGATGGCCACGGGAATTTTGGGTCGGTCGACGGTGACGGTGCCGCTGCGATGCGGTATACCGAAGCCCGAATGAGTAAAATCGCCGTTGAAATGTTGCGCGATATCAATAAAGACACGATTGATTTTCAGGACAACTATGATGGCACCGAAAAAGAGCCGGTTGTTTTGCCGGCACGGTTCCCAAACTTACTGGTGAACGGCGCTACCGGTATTGCGGTCGGGATGACCACCAATATTCCCCCGCATAATCTGTCCGAAACCATTTCCGCTTTGCACGTGCTGATGGACAATCCGGACGCGACTACGGCTGACTTAATGCAGGCGCTGCCGGGACCTGATTTTCCGACAGGCGGCGTGGTCATGGGCAAGTCGGGCATTCGCCATGCGTATGAAACCGGCCGCGGAACCATTGTGCTGCGTGGGAAAGTCGATGTTCAGACCGAAAAATCCGGCCGCGAACGAATCGTCATTACGGAAATTCCGTACATGGTCAATAAGGCCAAAATGGTGGAACGGATTGCCGATCTGGTTCACGAAAAGAAGATTGATGGCATTGTCACGTTGCGGGATGAATCTGACCGTGACGGGATGCGGATCGTCATTGATGTCCGGCGGGATGCCAGTGCTTCGGTGATCCTGAACAATCTGTACAAGCTAACACCGTTGCAGACCGGTTTTTCATTTAACATGGTCGCGATTGTCAACGGTGCGCCGAAGCTGCTGAGCTTAAAACAGATCCTACAATATTACCTGGATCATCAGGAAAATGTCATTCGCCGGCGGACACAATATGAACTGAAGAAAGCCAAGGCCCGCGAGCACATTCTCGAAGGCTTGCGGATTGCGCTTGATCATATTGACGAAATCATCACGATCATCCGCAGTTCCGAAACCGGAGACAAGGCCAAAGTCATCTTGATGGACAAGTTCAATTTGTCCGACAAACAAAGCCAAGCCATTTTGGACATGCGGCTGGTTCGCTTGACCGGTCTGGAACGTGACAAGGTTGAAAACGAATATAAAGATGTTGAAGCAGCAATTGCGGATTACACCGATATTCTTGCCAAACCTGAACGGGTTCACCAGATCATTTACGATGAATTGCTGGATATTCAAAAGAAATTCGGCGACAAGCGGCGGACAGAGTTGTTGGTCGGCGAAGTATTGAGCCTTGAAGACGAAGATCTGATTGAACAGGAAGATGTCGTGATCACGTTGAGTCATAACGGTTACGTCAAACGCCTGGCAACCAGCGAGTTTAAGGCGCAAAATCGTGGCGGCCGCGGGATTCAAGGCATGAACGTTCATGATGACGACTTTGTTGAACGTCTGATCTCAACCTCGACCCATGACGTGCTGCTATTCTTCACCAACAAAGGGAAGGTCTATCGTAGTAAAGGCTACGAAATTCCGGAATACAGCCGGACGGCAAAAGGCATTCCGATCATCAACCTGCTTGGTGTCGGCGCTGGCGAAAAGATTCAAACCGTCATCAATGTCCACGAAGGTCAAAAAGATGACCGGTACCTATTCTTCGTCACGCAAAATGGTGTCGTTAAACGCACGCCGGTCAAAGAATTTGCCAACATTCGCAGCAATGGCCTGATCGCGTTGAATCTGAAAGATCATGACGAGCTCAATAATGTCATTTTGACATCAGGTCAGGATAATATCCTGATCGGCACACATCTGGGTTACAGTGTGGCCTTCAAGGAACAGGATGTGCGCTCGATGGGTCGATCAGCCACAGGGGTACGCGGCATTCGCCTGCGTGACCATGATTACGTTGTCGGCTCCGACATTCTCAAACCGGATTCCGAAGTCTTCGTGATTTCCGAAAAGGGTTACGGGAAGCGCACTGCCGCGAAGGAATACCCAATCAAGGGCCGTGGCGGTAAAGGTATCAAGACTGCTAACATTACTGAAAAGAACGGCCCACTTGCCGGTGTGACGACCGTTGACGGGACTGAGGATATTCTGGTCATGACCGATTCTGGCGTCATGATTCGCTTCAATATCCAAAGCGTCTCGCAGACAGGCCGCGCAACGCTGG
Above is a window of Lacticaseibacillus casei DSM 20011 = JCM 1134 = ATCC 393 DNA encoding:
- the recF gene encoding DNA replication/repair protein RecF (All proteins in this family for which functions are known are DNA-binding proteins that assist the filamentation of RecA onto DNA for the initiation of recombination or recombinational repair.); translation: MKLDHLTLKNYRNYATVDTDFSPEINVLIGENAQGKTNLLEAIYVLALARSHRTNSDKDLIRFGSDFARVSGRISRQSGTHQLELVISHQGKRARIDRIEQSKLSQYLGHFNVILFAPEDLAIVKGSPAGRRRFIDMEFGQMSSKYLYNLSQYKTFLKQRNAYLKQLKYHQAKNLVYLDVLTDSLAAFGAELITARAELLQTMSGYAAAVQQDITKGREMLRFSYQTQVDAEAQQNSEAAYAALGALFAKQQAREIEQGTSLVGPHRDDVAFIVNDKNVADFGSQGQQRTTALAVKLAEIDLMKDQTGEYPVLLLDDVLSELDAMRQTHLLKAIQSKVQTFLTTTSLDGIQKEIITAPAIFRAQDGVLSKQA
- the gyrA gene encoding DNA gyrase subunit A, giving the protein MDDRQESRITNVNLGETMRKSFLEYAMSVIVARALPDVRDGLKPVQRRILYGMNELGVTPDKPYKKSARIVGDVMGKYHPHGDSSIYEGLVRMAQDFSYRYMLVDGHGNFGSVDGDGAAAMRYTEARMSKIAVEMLRDINKDTIDFQDNYDGTEKEPVVLPARFPNLLVNGATGIAVGMTTNIPPHNLSETISALHVLMDNPDATTADLMQALPGPDFPTGGVVMGKSGIRHAYETGRGTIVLRGKVDVQTEKSGRERIVITEIPYMVNKAKMVERIADLVHEKKIDGIVTLRDESDRDGMRIVIDVRRDASASVILNNLYKLTPLQTGFSFNMVAIVNGAPKLLSLKQILQYYLDHQENVIRRRTQYELKKAKAREHILEGLRIALDHIDEIITIIRSSETGDKAKVILMDKFNLSDKQSQAILDMRLVRLTGLERDKVENEYKDVEAAIADYTDILAKPERVHQIIYDELLDIQKKFGDKRRTELLVGEVLSLEDEDLIEQEDVVITLSHNGYVKRLATSEFKAQNRGGRGIQGMNVHDDDFVERLISTSTHDVLLFFTNKGKVYRSKGYEIPEYSRTAKGIPIINLLGVGAGEKIQTVINVHEGQKDDRYLFFVTQNGVVKRTPVKEFANIRSNGLIALNLKDHDELNNVILTSGQDNILIGTHLGYSVAFKEQDVRSMGRSATGVRGIRLRDHDYVVGSDILKPDSEVFVISEKGYGKRTAAKEYPIKGRGGKGIKTANITEKNGPLAGVTTVDGTEDILVMTDSGVMIRFNIQSVSQTGRATLGVRLIRVDDDAKVATMAKVEPETDDPEDDNKPDQPTDPQAGPTDPDSKQQPADGQYAGNADEQVNKLLDRAETDQPASDANSDDED
- the gyrB gene encoding DNA topoisomerase (ATP-hydrolyzing) subunit B, which codes for MRDKKESAEEKKEELAAEYDASQIQVLSGLEAVRKRPGMYIGSTSSQGLHHLVWEIIDNGIDETLAGFATQIEVEVNPDNSVTVTDNGRGIPVDIQAKTGRPALETVYTVLHAGGKFGGGGYKVSGGLHGVGASVVNALSTNLDVTVSRGGKRYYIDFVRGKVNTPMKVIGTAPEHEHGTKVHFLPDPDIFTETTTFDDKVLTTRIRELAFLNKGLKLTFTDKRAATHEKLVFHYEGGLKSYVDFLTEKKENLLQEPIYVEGQDKGITVEVALQYTNDYHSTLLTFANNIHTYEGGTHETGFKTALTRVINDYARRSGALKDSDDPLSGDDVREGLTAVVSVKHPDPQFEGQTKTKLGNSDARTVVDRTFSDHFNKFLMEHPADGKLIIDKAMLASKARLAAKRAREVTRKKSGLEISNLPGKLADNTSKDPEISELFIVEGDSAGGSAKSGRSRLTQAILPIRGKILNVEKASMERILANEEIRTLFTAMGTGFGQDFDISKARYHKLIIMTDADVDGAHIRTLLLTLIYRYMRPVLDAGYVYIAQPPLYRLRQGKMMRYIDSDEELQDILGQLPPSPKPDIQRYKGLGEMDASQLWETTMDPDTRRLLRVSPKDAEEADGIFEMLMGDHVEPRRKFIEENAVFVDPNNIDV